In a genomic window of Periophthalmus magnuspinnatus isolate fPerMag1 chromosome 3, fPerMag1.2.pri, whole genome shotgun sequence:
- the cebpg gene encoding CCAAT/enhancer-binding protein gamma: MSRQQQQAKLSTSDHNGVSVIQSQPHASSLQQVPQLVPANPSAPGGKALAPSKMKKAQADKDSEEYRQRRERNNLAVKKSRMRSKQKAMDTQQRVNELKEENERLEAKIKLLSKELSVLKDLFLEHAHNLADNVQPPNVDGTSPAPSAPNGQ; this comes from the exons ATGAgccggcagcagcagcaggccaaACTCTCCACTTCTGACCACAACGGAGTGAGCGTGATACAGAGCCAACCCCACGCCTCCTCCCTACAACAG GTTCCTCAACTGGTCCCTGCAAATCCCTCAGCACCCGGAGGAAAAGCTTTGGCCCCGAGCAAGATGAAGAAGGCCCAGGCGGACAAGGACAGCGAGGAGTACCggcagagaagggagaggaacaACCTGGCCGTGAAAAAGAGCCGAATGAGGAGCAAACAGAAGGCAATGGACACGCAGCAGAGAGTCAACGAGCTCAAGGAGGAGAATGAACGTCTCGAGGCCAAAATCAAACTCCTCAGCAAAGAACTGAGCGTACTTAAAGACCTGTTCCTGGAACACGCGCACAACCTTGCCGATAACGTGCAGCCCCCCAACGTAGACGGAACAAGCCCTGCCCCTAGCGCTCCCAACGGACAGTGA